In the Augochlora pura isolate Apur16 chromosome 7, APUR_v2.2.1, whole genome shotgun sequence genome, atatataaaattataaaaagttaaCAGGATGTGAACATGATTAGcctatatatgtattaaaattgtgttaaTGAAAGTTAAAGGTGGTCGTACgtattaaactttttaaagTTACgtacagaatttatatttaatctcgTGTAATATGGGATCACTGGCACTTGACTACATATATTGTTTACCGCagtcaaatttgtttaatgcCCACGTGAATCTAACCTGCAATTATTACATACATGTGTACGTATTGAGTTTGTTTACCACAGTTGCGGTCACTACGCATAGCAATATGTACACAAATAGTAATTTCTCAATTCGGGAACCATATCCGGGGAAATGAAGTTCTTGAATTGAGAGAATACAGCGAATTGCTATACTTTGATTGGCTGACGGTAGACACCTGAATAGACCTAGCCTCGTAATCAATGACAACGATAGGAAATAACCTATTTTCGGTTGGTACacattaaagtagagactttaccctttaaaacctgcTAAGCTCCATCGTTTaaccatttttggaaaaaagaTACAGCATCTTGAAGATGCATATACAAATTACAGCCTATTTAAATCGGACACCACGGCCGATTTTGGCCTCCTGGCTTTCCGAACGTTTTCGGTGCTCCCGAAGGGTCGAGTTAACAAACGGCTGGGGCAaactaaagaggagactttgctctacAAAAGACGCTAAGTTTCATTATTGCACGGTTTTTTTATAACAGAGTTACGATAGTTCAAAGTTTAACCATATTTCGAGTCCAAGAGGCATCGCTTCACCCAcgattatcaatatttttcaatatcctTCAGGTTTATAGTCAAAATCAGTTGGtacatattaaagtagagactataccctttaaaacctgcTAAGCCCCATTGGTttaccatttttggaaaaagagGTACAGCATCTTTCAAATGCATATACAAATCACAGCCTATTTAAATCGGACTCCACGGGCCGATTTTGGCCTCCTGGCTTTCCGAACGTTTTCGGTGCTCCCGAAGGGTCGAGTTAACAAACGACTAGGGCAAACTAAAGAGGAGACATTGCTCTACAAAAAACGCTAAGTTTCATTATTGTTCGGTTTCTTATAACAGAGTTACGATAGTTCAAAGTTTAACCATATTTCAAGTCCAAGAGGCATCGCTTAACCCAcgatttgcaatatttttctatatctttcaggtttatagtaaaaatcagttggtacatattaaagtagagactttaccctttaaaacctgctaagccccattgttttaccatttttggaaaaaaggTGCAGCATCTTGAAAATGCATATACAAATTACAGCCTATTTAAATCGGACTCCACGGGCCGATTTTGGCCTCCTGGCTTTCCGAACGTTTTCGGTTCTCCCGAAAAGTTTCGGTGTACCGAGTTCGAGTACTATGAacttttttctaataaaataaacgagtTTATTGTTgagcttttataaaaatgtaatatgttACAGTTTAAAGaagatttatcatttttagttTGCGACGCACAGCGTTGCTAAAAccttctttatatttataccaaatgCCACGTCTCCTCAAAAAATTGCGCGAATTATTTGATCCGTCGTCTAATTCCTGTTGCTGATCTTGTTTCACTGTAATGACTTTACCAAAGAAATCTTTGCGCACCTATAACGAAAAGCAGTctcattaaaataacattaaaagcATAATTGAATAAGTATAAGAAAttgtacatattaaatttacattttctttcatatctgatctaatttttttcaatttatcttCAAAGGAAGGTGCCTCTCGAATTTCGTTTTGTTTCTTTGTATTCGTTTGTGATTCCGTTGCCTTTGCTGGAATATTTGTTTTGTACAATGCATTTGTGGCGCGGCGGACGCGTTCAGCTTCCAGTTCTTGAACTATTATTTGTTTCACCGCATATGCAAGAGTTCGATGATGTTTACACTCGGAGAAAGTACCAACTTCAAATATATTCCTGgaagaaaatggaattaaaatactCTAAGCGAGGTTTTATAGCAATTTGTTAACTTACGGGTCTAGCTTATAATCATAGGTTCCATCAAGCGTTTTTTCTTGCGTGAATGTTAAACCATATTCGAGCAGAACATTTACCAAACGAGCAATATCATCTCGTTCTTTGGCTGAATGCAAGTGCCCAGAAACTGTTCGTAATCGTGGACATAGTAGATCCGGTAGAAAGGGAGCAATATCGACTGCCAATGTTATGACATCACGCCCGCTACTTCTGTAAACTGTTGTTAGAATTCCTATACTTTTTGTTTGCTTTTGGTGCATCTGCAATTCACAGATTAGATTTACAAATTCTTATACAGATGTTTTATTGGCCGTTTTGAGTTCTTACTTCGTATTGTACAGAAGGATAAGATAATTTAACGCTTCTGGATTTGGCAAAATATAAATGCCACACGATGAACGCGTAATTCGTATATGGCATAACAGACCAGACTTGTGCGTTTGCAACTAGAGATATTATCTCATCATAGAATTGAAACCACTGTAAGCACTCATCTACGTAGTTCAACTTGTCAGAACAGATTTCTGGATAGTTGTGAAATACGCCCTGTGCTAATTTTTCCGTTTCCCCTGAAACAggatataaattgttaatatgtaTAAGACATATTTCTAAATTAGATACAAGGTCCTACCATATTGTACAGTTTTCAATATAAGACGAACTCTCTCTGGAATAGAAAGTATTCCACCCCTGTTCATAGGTATTGTTAGTATTTGCTTCCATGAATCGAATAATCCTTTTCTGCTGTCTTTCAATGCAAATGACAAGTTATCTCCTAACTTGGCTCCACCCATATATTGCAGTGCTCCCAAACATGATCTAACATCGCAACCAGATATTTCCGCTAATTTCAAAAGTGCATCCGCGTTGACGTTTAGATTTTCCTTTCGCGATACTTCCATTAATCTATCGGCTAGTCTCGCAGGACTCACTTCCGGTACTGGTATAATAAGCGCAGATGCTCTAAGGGGTCTGttatgtacaaatttttatgtatttctgCTTTTTTATGTAAGCTccgttatatattaattaatcaagaAAAATCACCTCAATGAAGGAGTATATGGATCGTTACAAATGCATATTACAGGCCGATGACAAGTAGTTGAATGCTTATTAtctttccctttctccttTTTACCTTTCTGAACTAATTTACCTTGCAAAAATTTGAGCAAGAGTTCGATTGAGGCTGCTGGTGCGCCATCAATTTCATctagaattaaacaattcgGTCGTGGCTCCTTTCCCATTACAGCTTTCATTTGTGTTGATGAAAGAAGGACTTGTCTGCagttaaatgcataaatttatatatcatcattatatcacatttatatattatcttttttgttcaatttttcacgaattcaCCTGAAAGCATCAGGACTTCTTTCATCGCTAGCGTTAATCTCCACCATGTTGTATCCAGCATGTTTAGCTGCTAAATGAGCTAATGTGGTTTTTCCCAATCCAGGTGGTCCAGTTAATAAAACTGTTCTTTGAATTGGAAATCCTTTGCTGTCTACttcttcgaaattgttttcattggTGAATTTCGTGTTTTTAAACATCGAATGTTGATTTTTCCTTCTAGATGCAAcataatttcgattaaatacCACTTTATCCCAGAGTTTTATCCAGTGTAATAATTGTCTATTCACGCTTTCATCTGAAAGCAATTCTTTATACGATCTTGGTCTATACTTATCGACCCATAACTCAGTGCCCTGCATATTATCTGTGGTGGCAGTATTTGCATTTTCACAACTAACTCGTTTGGCATTCTGTACCATCTGTAAAATTGtagtaaaatttgtaaaacataAAGTTGTATTGTTACACATATTAAATCtacttacaattttttcagCTTCAGCTTTTAAGTGCTCATAAGGTACAGATAACAGACTAGAAAATATATGTCCACTTTTCTTTACAATGGGTTCTGTATCATTCTTTACTCTGATGTATATACGTTGTGCATCATGCGGTCTAGTCAGAGCTATGAAGTTCCAACGTGGAACTCTTAAAGATATTGTATCCTTTTTCCTAAATAAAATcagcaaattaataaattaaattagagaaCAAAATATCTCTTTCATCTTACAAAATATCTCTTTACATACTCTTCAATAGgttttcttttaatagttCCTATACTATGTTCAAGGAACTTTTCTCTGGCACTTAATACTGCTTCTATTATATCATTAGGCTGATCCCATCGTGGTTTCTTTTCTCTAGGTCCATTGATATCAACTataacgattaataataaaattaatttaaataaaatgatttggCATATCaacgtattatattaattaccatAATCGTTCAGATCTATCATATCAGAAATGTCTCCAAACAAGTCATCATAGTTCCGTTTTTTGGTGTTGCCTGATTCAATATTATTGGAACAATCAAATTCTTTGCTACTACCAGGAGTACAAAGATCATTGTGTTTGTTATTTACTGGCgcatttaattctttataaacATTATGTCTAAGTTCATTTAGCTTTTTGTTTACATTAGGTGTTACAATATTGGATTCACATGTCTCCTTAGGTACCTGAGATAAATTTCCTGTTCTTTGTGATATCTCCTCTTTTTTCCGTTCaagttctaataaattaaattaaataaaaagaataaaaaagcattgttacaaaaataaaaatacataaaagaaaatacattgtttcgaataaaatatttataaccaATCAGTAAGGTAGAAAAGTTAAgcacataattttaaattcaattttgacaTCGAGGTTATACTTTGCCTACCTTCGATTTCTCTTAAAACTTCATATTCATCTTCATGAACCAAATCAAACTCTTCATCAGGATCAGGCAATTCAGAAtccataattacaattaattgtcAAATAACTACAAATAAGGATACATAGAAcagttaaatattgttattcaaaCGTAGTAATCTCTTTCGCCATAAATCCATTCTCAATTATATTACGCTTACAGTTTCCAGCGCATTTTGCGGCGGCAATTTTGAACGACGCCATACGCACATATGTTCACGTAATACGAAACATTTACATACAATGATCGCTACCAAATCGTGACGATTAGGACGATCGATAATGAAATATGTACTCTTcttctatatacatatatataatgtgAGTTGTCGAAGGATTGGGATGATCGGAATGAATTGACTAACTTAGTTTCTCTGTAAATaagagatttatattataacctATATTCCTATaactacaatatatacaaaatttacaagtTACCTGTAAATAAGAGAAACGACAATTAAAGTCAATTATTCGTCCCTCTTTTACAGCTCTGCTTTTATCAACTATTTTCCTtataacgattaattaattttatgtaatcttTTCTTATCTTAGCACGTGttctctattttaattcttctatctatctctctctttcactacGTGGTAGTTGATTAATTTATCACCCGCCTAGACATCTAGCAGGTTTATCACAGCAGCGCGCGCACCATGTACTGATCGCGATAATTTCAAAGAGAGTATATTCtctttacatatatattaatgatctccaaataaaatttatgtcattacttaaatattttttcttgcgCCTAACACCGTagttatattttgcataatcgGTAATCTACATTTCAAAAAACGAGCCTACATATTGATGTCGCGTTTTTCTTGTGTTCTTGCATTTATGGCTGGATGAACTATCGTAAGTTCGTTCCTCGCGAATGTTCTTCGCATTCTGAACGGTGTGCAGTTACTTCATGCAATGCGTtccgaataataattaccatTTACGGAGTACAGGTGGcatgagaaataaaatggctCGTCCGAACAACGGCACGTCCAAAAATGTAACGttcatcgaaataattaaatgttcgaTGGTTGATTGATATTCCAATTGAGAATGGAGGGACACGGAGTTGGAGAATCGAAGAAGTTTACGAATCAATcaaaaatcttattttaaGCATGTAAAGACTTCAAGGATAGGGGGAAACTCGTTCACGCGAAACCAGCGCTCACTGTATTGTAGAGTATGCGAACACACGTATGTACGATATCTTCAGTATGTTGTTACGATCCCCGTCAGTCGGTCGGTGCGTAGCGGTGTTCACGTCGTACAAAAGTCATACAGGGTGGGTTCGTCAgtctgtttaaaaataacattttcatttagtaAACAGTGTACTGACAGTACTACAAGGAACCAG is a window encoding:
- the Cutlet gene encoding chromosome transmission fidelity protein 18 homolog: MDSELPDPDEEFDLVHEDEYEVLREIEELERKKEEISQRTGNLSQVPKETCESNIVTPNVNKKLNELRHNVYKELNAPVNNKHNDLCTPGSSKEFDCSNNIESGNTKKRNYDDLFGDISDMIDLNDYVDINGPREKKPRWDQPNDIIEAVLSAREKFLEHSIGTIKRKPIEEKKDTISLRVPRWNFIALTRPHDAQRIYIRVKNDTEPIVKKSGHIFSSLLSVPYEHLKAEAEKIMVQNAKRVSCENANTATTDNMQGTELWVDKYRPRSYKELLSDESVNRQLLHWIKLWDKVVFNRNYVASRRKNQHSMFKNTKFTNENNFEEVDSKGFPIQRTVLLTGPPGLGKTTLAHLAAKHAGYNMVEINASDERSPDAFRQVLLSSTQMKAVMGKEPRPNCLILDEIDGAPAASIELLLKFLQGKLVQKGKKEKGKDNKHSTTCHRPVICICNDPYTPSLRPLRASALIIPVPEVSPARLADRLMEVSRKENLNVNADALLKLAEISGCDVRSCLGALQYMGGAKLGDNLSFALKDSRKGLFDSWKQILTIPMNRGGILSIPERVRLILKTVQYGETEKLAQGVFHNYPEICSDKLNYVDECLQWFQFYDEIISLVANAQVWSVMPYTNYAFIVWHLYFAKSRSVKLSYPSVQYEMHQKQTKSIGILTTVYRSSGRDVITLAVDIAPFLPDLLCPRLRTVSGHLHSAKERDDIARLVNVLLEYGLTFTQEKTLDGTYDYKLDPNIFEVGTFSECKHHRTLAYAVKQIIVQELEAERVRRATNALYKTNIPAKATESQTNTKKQNEIREAPSFEDKLKKIRSDMKENVRKDFFGKVITVKQDQQQELDDGSNNSRNFLRRRGIWYKYKEGFSNAVRRKLKMINLL